One genomic segment of Desulfonatronum thioautotrophicum includes these proteins:
- a CDS encoding DUF1538 domain-containing protein: MSELLDFLHFGHVSWEVFQALVPLMGFFVFFQAVYLKLPLKYVVNMVKGLALTMVGLALFLQGVKVGFMPVGTQMGEILGAMDSKWLLMPIGFLLGLVATVAEPAVRILSYEVEKASAGSISERSILVTLSLGVALFVALGMAKMIYGVPIHYIIVPGYLLALILMRFADHTFVAIAFDAGAVATGPMTVTFVLAVALGIASAIDGRDPILDGFGLIALVAMAPILSVTILGLIVTFIKKRS, translated from the coding sequence ATGAGCGAACTTCTGGATTTCCTGCACTTTGGCCACGTTTCCTGGGAGGTTTTCCAGGCCCTGGTCCCGTTGATGGGCTTCTTTGTCTTCTTCCAGGCCGTTTACCTGAAGCTGCCCCTCAAGTACGTGGTGAACATGGTCAAGGGGTTGGCCCTGACCATGGTCGGCCTGGCCCTTTTCCTCCAAGGGGTCAAGGTCGGTTTTATGCCGGTAGGCACCCAGATGGGCGAAATCCTCGGCGCCATGGACAGCAAATGGCTGCTGATGCCCATCGGATTTCTCCTGGGGCTGGTGGCCACCGTGGCCGAGCCGGCGGTGCGCATCCTGAGCTATGAGGTGGAAAAGGCCTCTGCCGGAAGCATCAGCGAGCGGTCGATCCTGGTCACCCTTTCCCTGGGAGTGGCCCTGTTCGTGGCCCTGGGCATGGCCAAGATGATTTACGGCGTCCCCATCCATTACATCATTGTTCCCGGCTATCTCTTGGCCCTGATCCTGATGCGTTTTGCGGACCATACCTTCGTGGCCATTGCCTTTGACGCCGGAGCGGTGGCCACCGGTCCAATGACCGTGACCTTTGTACTGGCCGTGGCGCTGGGTATTGCCTCGGCCATTGACGGCCGCGATCCAATCCTGGATGGTTTCGGATTGATCGCTCTGGTGGCCATGGCCCCGATTCTTTCGGTCACGATCCTGGGTCTGATCGTGACCTTCATCAAAAAAAGGAGTTGA
- a CDS encoding protein phosphatase CheZ — protein MLSNTELSERFVDRIADRLSGELRRSMAQALEKELQKNISRSLMQGEFYRTLNGELQDGLKQIYREIAQAKKLDGQASPLDDGHASALISEASDQLDEILKATEQAAEQVMDIVENQMELQAEMTAILERFRSGGARAADVNALIATNQRLNEDFMRIMTALSFQDLTGQRIKKIVTAIKQVEQITKELFVTTGLKIKGLNEDPDRDLRTLHTETRQKASELKGPQTTTNQNDVDDLLAQLGLD, from the coding sequence ATGCTCAGCAACACGGAACTTTCAGAACGCTTTGTGGACCGAATCGCTGATCGCCTTTCCGGGGAGTTGCGCCGTTCCATGGCCCAGGCTTTGGAAAAGGAGCTGCAAAAAAACATCAGCCGGTCACTGATGCAGGGCGAATTCTATCGGACCTTGAACGGGGAACTGCAGGATGGTTTGAAGCAAATCTACCGGGAGATCGCCCAGGCCAAAAAACTGGATGGACAGGCTTCACCGCTGGATGATGGGCACGCTTCGGCCCTGATTTCCGAGGCCTCGGATCAATTGGATGAGATTCTTAAGGCCACGGAACAGGCAGCGGAACAGGTCATGGATATCGTGGAGAACCAGATGGAACTCCAGGCGGAAATGACGGCGATTCTGGAACGATTTCGCAGCGGGGGGGCCAGGGCCGCGGATGTGAATGCCCTGATCGCCACCAATCAGCGTCTGAACGAAGACTTTATGCGGATTATGACCGCATTGTCCTTTCAGGATCTGACCGGTCAGCGAATCAAGAAAATCGTCACCGCCATCAAGCAGGTGGAACAGATCACCAAGGAATTGTTTGTGACAACAGGGTTGAAAATCAAGGGATTAAATGAAGACCCGGACAGGGATCTGCGTACCCTGCACACGGAAACCCGGCAAAAGGCCTCGGAACTCAAAGGACCGCAGACAACCACCAACCAGAACGACGTGGACGATCTGCTGGCCCAGCTTGGATTGGACTAG
- a CDS encoding TRAP transporter substrate-binding protein: MMAVLLTALLVLILGATTAMAQRPVSLRLAHFFPATHPAETELVQGWAAALAEATDGRISVVSYPGQTLLAAQEIYDGVVTGIADVGLSVFAYTRGRFPLLEVFELPGVTYKNSAVASQVAWEVIQELNPAEIQDTKLLMVLATGPGDLFTTSPVRTLEDLQGMEIRATGLSARTLSALGAVPVAMPQSDAYEALARGLVKGNLAPIEVLQGWRHAEVTDYLTLTPFLYNTLFFVTMNQRTWDRLPEDLQATVAEVSEAFFHDVAKGLWDRQNEAALTYAVESTGQEVITLTDQETARWMELVLPIQDEFLADVARRGLPGQDALDLVMELSEKYNALD; this comes from the coding sequence ATGATGGCTGTGCTTTTGACGGCGCTGTTGGTGCTTATCCTGGGCGCCACCACCGCCATGGCGCAACGTCCGGTTTCGCTGCGTCTGGCGCATTTTTTCCCGGCCACCCACCCAGCGGAGACAGAGCTGGTCCAGGGCTGGGCCGCGGCACTGGCTGAGGCCACCGACGGTCGGATTAGCGTGGTCAGCTATCCAGGGCAGACCCTGCTTGCGGCACAGGAAATCTACGACGGCGTGGTCACCGGGATCGCGGACGTTGGCTTGTCTGTTTTTGCCTACACCAGGGGGCGCTTTCCTCTTCTGGAGGTCTTTGAGCTGCCCGGGGTGACCTACAAGAACTCCGCCGTGGCCAGTCAGGTGGCCTGGGAAGTGATTCAGGAATTGAATCCGGCGGAAATCCAAGACACCAAACTGCTGATGGTCCTGGCCACCGGTCCGGGAGATCTGTTCACCACAAGTCCGGTGAGGACCCTTGAAGACCTGCAGGGTATGGAAATAAGGGCCACCGGACTCAGTGCCAGAACTTTGTCCGCACTGGGCGCCGTGCCCGTAGCCATGCCTCAGTCCGACGCCTACGAGGCCCTGGCCCGAGGGCTGGTCAAGGGCAATCTCGCGCCCATCGAGGTGCTGCAGGGCTGGCGGCACGCCGAGGTGACCGACTATCTGACCTTGACGCCTTTCCTCTATAACACCCTGTTTTTCGTGACCATGAATCAACGCACCTGGGACCGGCTGCCGGAAGATCTCCAGGCAACAGTCGCCGAGGTCTCTGAAGCCTTCTTTCATGACGTGGCCAAAGGACTGTGGGATCGACAAAACGAGGCGGCGTTGACCTATGCCGTGGAATCCACCGGACAAGAGGTGATTACCCTGACAGACCAAGAGACGGCCCGATGGATGGAACTGGTCCTGCCGATCCAGGACGAGTTTCTTGCGGACGTGGCCAGGCGAGGGTTGCCTGGACAGGATGCCCTGGACTTGGTGATGGAACTGTCCGAAAAGTACAACGCCTTGGATTGA
- a CDS encoding 16S rRNA (guanine(527)-N(7))-methyltransferase RsmG, translating to MKVKPTPSPVFPTSDQIIELASKLGRTLTMEQAQGLNQYLDLLLQWNQRMNLVGPGDWKKILGDLVADSWLLADFLKNLPLPDAPRTVDLGAGAGLPGLPLRLFWPPGTYHLVEIRRKRTAFLLQAVAAMRLNRTVVQPEHAEKALPTLAPLDLCLSRAFLPWPRLLELVRPWLAPHGLVLIMANEPPPEPLPAPWLLQAMYSYPSGSKTRYFWSLAAAVISR from the coding sequence ATGAAGGTCAAACCAACGCCCTCGCCGGTTTTTCCGACATCAGACCAAATAATTGAGCTAGCCTCCAAACTTGGACGCACCCTGACCATGGAGCAAGCCCAAGGGCTGAATCAGTACCTTGACTTGCTGCTCCAGTGGAATCAACGGATGAATCTGGTTGGACCCGGCGACTGGAAAAAAATTCTTGGGGATCTGGTGGCGGATAGTTGGCTCCTGGCCGATTTCCTGAAAAACCTGCCCCTACCCGATGCTCCACGGACCGTGGACCTGGGAGCCGGCGCCGGGCTGCCCGGACTCCCCTTGCGGCTCTTCTGGCCGCCGGGCACTTACCACCTGGTGGAAATCCGCCGGAAACGCACGGCGTTTCTGCTCCAGGCCGTCGCGGCCATGCGCTTGAATCGGACCGTGGTCCAGCCCGAGCATGCCGAAAAGGCCCTGCCGACCCTGGCCCCATTGGATCTATGTCTGAGCCGGGCCTTTTTGCCCTGGCCCCGACTGCTGGAACTGGTTCGTCCCTGGCTGGCTCCTCACGGCCTGGTCTTGATCATGGCCAATGAGCCTCCACCGGAGCCCCTTCCAGCCCCATGGCTGCTTCAGGCCATGTATTCGTATCCCTCGGGAAGCAAAACCCGCTACTTCTGGTCCTTGGCCGCGGCTGTCATTTCCAGATAG
- a CDS encoding ACT domain-containing protein, producing MKVEQISIFLENRAGRLTDVTRVLSQAGINIRALSLADTSDFGILRLIVTDHERAKQVLKENGFTVGRTSVVAVEVDDRPGGLHAILELLSNNQINVEYMYAFVQQTGKDAVMIFRFDRTDQAIEILQKNNIRIIPGDELYNL from the coding sequence ATGAAAGTGGAACAGATTTCGATTTTTTTGGAGAACCGGGCCGGCCGGTTGACTGATGTGACCAGGGTTTTGTCCCAGGCCGGGATCAACATCCGGGCTCTGTCTCTGGCCGATACGTCGGATTTCGGTATTTTACGCCTGATCGTCACGGATCATGAGCGAGCCAAACAGGTGCTCAAGGAAAACGGCTTCACCGTGGGCCGAACTTCTGTCGTGGCCGTGGAAGTGGACGACCGGCCTGGTGGTTTGCATGCCATTTTGGAACTGCTCAGCAACAACCAGATCAATGTGGAGTATATGTATGCCTTTGTCCAACAGACCGGCAAGGACGCAGTGATGATTTTTCGTTTCGATCGAACCGACCAGGCTATTGAGATTCTGCAAAAGAACAATATCCGGATTATACCTGGAGACGAACTTTACAATCTCTAA
- a CDS encoding TRAP transporter small permease: MTPSRSKRYLQFSEKTVWAASKVFDAIAGISLLAVMFLVVLNIILRAFFKSPILGTYEFVGFLTSLVVGLALAHCALKNGHIAVGFLVAKLPERIRAGIDGLTNLTAAVFFVFCSWHMLDYARNFAASGEVGLTTRIPFYPFVYGLAAALILLCLVLFLRALEMLGTAVRQ; encoded by the coding sequence ATGACCCCCTCACGTTCGAAACGTTATCTTCAGTTCAGTGAAAAAACCGTCTGGGCAGCCAGTAAAGTCTTCGACGCCATCGCTGGGATCAGTCTTTTGGCCGTGATGTTCCTGGTGGTCCTGAACATCATATTGCGCGCCTTCTTTAAAAGTCCGATCCTGGGTACCTACGAGTTTGTTGGGTTTCTGACCTCTCTGGTCGTGGGTCTGGCCCTGGCCCACTGCGCTCTGAAAAACGGCCATATCGCCGTGGGATTTCTGGTGGCCAAACTCCCAGAGCGGATCAGGGCCGGTATCGACGGCCTGACCAATCTTACGGCTGCCGTGTTTTTCGTGTTCTGCTCCTGGCACATGCTGGACTATGCCCGGAACTTCGCGGCCAGCGGAGAAGTGGGCCTGACCACCAGAATACCGTTCTATCCCTTTGTTTACGGACTAGCCGCGGCCTTGATCCTGCTTTGTCTGGTGCTTTTTCTGCGCGCCCTGGAGATGCTGGGAACGGCGGTGCGTCAATGA
- a CDS encoding DUF1538 domain-containing protein, producing MSANFQSHLKEVVLAVLPITLVVVLLQIFLVNMPWVVFARFLIGVTMVLLGLLLFLQGVKIGLLPMGEAVGAELPKHGSMVFLLFFAFLLGFVVTVAEPDVRVLAHQVDFVSDGLVGSNVLILTVALGVAVFVALAMLRIVLKTPITWLLIGGYLVILILSFITPPAFVPIAFDAGGVTTGPVTVPFILALGLGTAAVMGGRSSFADGFGLIGLASIGPVIGVMILGMLYG from the coding sequence ATGAGCGCGAATTTTCAATCCCATCTCAAAGAGGTTGTCCTCGCTGTCCTGCCCATCACCCTGGTGGTGGTCCTCCTGCAGATTTTTCTGGTTAACATGCCCTGGGTTGTTTTCGCCCGCTTCCTGATCGGCGTGACCATGGTTCTCCTTGGGCTCTTGCTGTTTTTGCAGGGAGTGAAGATCGGGCTGCTGCCCATGGGCGAGGCTGTGGGAGCGGAACTGCCTAAACACGGGTCAATGGTCTTTCTGCTTTTTTTCGCCTTCCTGCTCGGCTTTGTCGTGACCGTGGCCGAGCCGGATGTCCGGGTTCTGGCCCACCAGGTGGACTTCGTCTCTGACGGATTGGTGGGAAGCAACGTCCTGATCCTTACGGTGGCCTTGGGAGTGGCTGTCTTCGTGGCCTTGGCCATGTTGCGCATTGTCCTGAAAACGCCCATCACCTGGCTGCTCATCGGCGGGTATCTGGTGATTCTTATCCTTTCGTTCATCACCCCCCCGGCCTTCGTGCCCATTGCCTTTGATGCCGGCGGGGTGACCACCGGACCGGTTACCGTGCCCTTTATTCTCGCCCTTGGCCTCGGCACGGCGGCGGTCATGGGCGGTCGGTCCTCCTTTGCCGACGGCTTCGGCTTGATCGGCCTGGCCTCCATCGGCCCGGTGATTGGCGTAATGATTCTGGGGATGCTTTACGGATGA
- a CDS encoding TRAP transporter large permease: protein MSPTLIGLAGIGLFFLLLILRMPIAYAMALSGFLGFSWLVSPEAAFRVVSKDLYATFSSYSLSVIPMFIFMGFLAFYSGIGARLFTFAYRTLGHFPGGLAIATQATCALFGAVCGSNTATAATIGAIAIPEMKKYRYADTLSTASVAAGGALGVLFPPSVIFIVYGMATEQSIGKLFLAGVIPGFLLLFLYMAVICIMARRNPELGPAGPVFSWKDRLAALKGGIWEVFVIFSLSLGGLFAGWFTPTEAGAVGAAGVFFLTLIQGKLRWEGLKHALADSTRTTAMIMLLVAGAVIFGRFMAVSRIPFELASWAGQLELPAFVVMALILLIYLVLGFFIDALALVLLTIPIFYPVVVTVLGYDPIWFGVIMVLVVAMGVITPPVGMNVYIVKGIAADVPLETIFRGVWPFLAALIICIAILMAFPGLTTYLPNLI, encoded by the coding sequence ATGAGTCCGACACTTATCGGCCTGGCCGGAATCGGGTTGTTCTTCCTGCTTTTGATTTTGCGCATGCCGATTGCCTATGCCATGGCGCTCTCCGGTTTTCTGGGGTTCAGCTGGCTGGTTTCCCCGGAAGCCGCGTTCCGGGTCGTTTCCAAGGATCTGTACGCCACGTTTTCCTCCTATTCCCTGAGCGTGATCCCCATGTTCATCTTCATGGGATTTTTGGCCTTCTATTCCGGAATCGGGGCCAGACTGTTCACCTTTGCCTATCGAACCCTGGGCCATTTTCCTGGTGGACTGGCCATCGCCACCCAGGCCACCTGCGCACTGTTCGGAGCCGTCTGTGGGTCGAATACAGCCACAGCGGCGACCATCGGGGCCATCGCCATTCCGGAAATGAAGAAGTATCGCTACGCGGACACGCTTTCCACGGCCAGTGTGGCCGCCGGTGGGGCCCTGGGCGTTCTGTTTCCACCCAGCGTGATTTTCATCGTCTATGGCATGGCCACGGAGCAGTCCATCGGAAAATTGTTCCTTGCCGGCGTGATTCCAGGATTTTTACTGCTCTTTCTGTATATGGCCGTGATCTGCATTATGGCCCGCCGCAATCCTGAGCTCGGGCCCGCTGGTCCGGTGTTTTCATGGAAAGACCGTCTGGCAGCCCTGAAAGGTGGGATTTGGGAAGTGTTTGTGATCTTTTCCCTGTCCCTTGGCGGTTTGTTTGCCGGGTGGTTCACGCCCACCGAGGCCGGGGCCGTGGGGGCGGCTGGAGTGTTCTTTCTGACCCTGATCCAAGGGAAGTTGCGTTGGGAGGGGCTGAAGCACGCTTTGGCCGACTCCACCCGGACTACGGCCATGATCATGCTCCTGGTGGCCGGGGCGGTTATTTTCGGTCGATTCATGGCCGTGAGCCGTATCCCCTTTGAGCTGGCCTCTTGGGCCGGGCAGCTGGAACTGCCGGCATTTGTGGTCATGGCGCTCATCCTGCTGATTTATCTTGTCTTAGGCTTTTTTATCGATGCCCTGGCTTTGGTCCTGCTGACCATTCCCATCTTCTATCCTGTGGTGGTCACGGTTCTGGGGTATGATCCGATCTGGTTCGGGGTGATCATGGTGCTCGTTGTGGCCATGGGCGTGATAACCCCCCCTGTGGGCATGAATGTGTATATTGTCAAAGGCATTGCCGCCGATGTTCCGTTGGAGACAATTTTTCGAGGGGTATGGCCCTTTCTGGCCGCACTCATCATCTGCATCGCCATTTTAATGGCATTCCCCGGTCTGACCACGTATCTACCCAATTTGATCTAA
- a CDS encoding deoxyhypusine synthase family protein has product MCSAERKIRFKSQELTQLGPVGSFITHHYRHFNAAALVDAAQAYADFLAGGGKMMVTLAGAMSTAELGLSLAEMIRRDKVHLIVCTGANLEEDVFNLVAHDYYERVPNYRDLTPQDEAALLARHMNRVTDTCIPEMEAMRRIEKAMLQVWTEADAKGERYFPHEFFRQILASGDLVPSYQIDPQNSWMLAAMEKNVPMVVPGWEDSTLGNMYAAAVLRGEVRNVHTVRTGIEYMTWLADHYTQTTRQNPLGMFQVGGGIAGDFPICVVPMLHQDMERTEVPLWGYFCQISDSTTSYGSYSGAIPNEKITWGKLGVDTPKFIIESDATIVAPLMFAYLLGW; this is encoded by the coding sequence ATGTGCTCGGCTGAGAGGAAAATACGTTTCAAATCGCAGGAACTTACGCAACTCGGCCCTGTTGGGTCGTTCATCACGCATCATTACCGTCATTTCAACGCCGCGGCCCTGGTGGACGCTGCGCAGGCTTATGCTGACTTTCTGGCTGGAGGCGGAAAAATGATGGTTACCCTGGCCGGGGCCATGAGTACGGCGGAGCTGGGGTTGTCCCTGGCCGAGATGATTCGTCGGGACAAGGTGCACTTGATCGTCTGCACCGGAGCCAATCTGGAAGAGGACGTCTTCAACCTCGTGGCTCACGATTATTACGAACGGGTGCCCAATTACCGGGACCTCACCCCGCAGGATGAAGCAGCATTGTTGGCCCGGCATATGAACAGGGTCACGGACACCTGCATTCCGGAAATGGAGGCCATGCGGCGGATTGAGAAAGCCATGCTCCAGGTCTGGACAGAAGCGGATGCCAAGGGAGAGCGCTACTTTCCCCATGAATTTTTTCGGCAGATTCTGGCCAGTGGAGATCTTGTCCCATCTTACCAGATTGATCCCCAGAATTCCTGGATGCTGGCGGCCATGGAAAAGAACGTGCCCATGGTCGTGCCGGGTTGGGAAGACTCCACCCTGGGAAACATGTATGCGGCCGCCGTGTTACGGGGCGAGGTGCGAAACGTCCACACCGTGCGCACCGGGATCGAGTACATGACCTGGCTCGCGGACCATTACACTCAGACCACCAGGCAAAATCCCCTGGGCATGTTCCAGGTCGGGGGGGGGATCGCCGGAGACTTCCCGATCTGTGTTGTGCCCATGCTGCACCAGGACATGGAACGAACCGAGGTTCCTCTCTGGGGCTACTTCTGTCAGATCAGCGACAGTACCACCAGTTACGGTTCGTATTCCGGGGCTATCCCTAACGAAAAAATTACCTGGGGCAAGCTGGGGGTGGACACGCCCAAGTTTATCATCGAGTCCGACGCGACCATCGTTGCACCGCTGATGTTCGCTTATTTGCTGGGCTGGTAA
- a CDS encoding P-II family nitrogen regulator, protein MEVGLPFDLIVTIVNKGHSETVITASKEAGAEGGTIIPGRGTGIRENKKLWGIPIEPEKDIVLTIVPQENSDAILKAIVQASKLDKPGAGISFVLELKKVAGICHMCMLDQE, encoded by the coding sequence ATGGAAGTGGGTCTCCCGTTCGACCTGATTGTCACCATTGTCAACAAGGGGCATAGCGAGACGGTAATAACCGCGTCCAAGGAGGCCGGCGCCGAGGGAGGGACGATCATCCCAGGCCGCGGTACGGGCATCCGGGAAAACAAGAAGCTCTGGGGTATTCCCATTGAGCCGGAAAAAGACATTGTTTTGACCATTGTTCCCCAGGAAAATTCGGATGCTATTCTGAAGGCCATTGTCCAGGCCAGCAAACTGGACAAGCCCGGAGCCGGGATATCGTTCGTCCTGGAACTGAAAAAGGTCGCCGGCATCTGCCACATGTGCATGCTGGACCAGGAGTGA
- a CDS encoding TIGR04211 family SH3 domain-containing protein has product MQSYHSMLLTAWVVLAVVLVGMPDRAAGETVYVSEVREISKRAGPSTDHRILRMLPAGAELEALSEQAGWLQVRGSDGLEGWVLQRFTTRDVPLTLRYQELRRKYDALYEASSGALGQLAELEEVNQKLLETLSETSNKLLDLDREYAAFRSDAAEVEDLRLRYAQLTTEMDALLQEATRLREENSMLKSQDRFRWFLVGGSVFFVAWLVGMITGRRQGKRRNTLHYI; this is encoded by the coding sequence ATGCAGTCGTATCATAGCATGTTGCTCACCGCCTGGGTTGTCCTGGCGGTCGTCCTGGTGGGCATGCCGGATCGGGCCGCTGGGGAAACCGTTTATGTTTCCGAGGTTCGCGAAATATCCAAGAGGGCCGGGCCGTCCACTGACCACCGGATCCTACGGATGTTGCCCGCTGGCGCGGAACTGGAGGCCTTGTCCGAACAAGCGGGATGGCTGCAAGTGCGTGGGTCCGATGGTCTCGAAGGCTGGGTGTTGCAACGCTTCACCACACGTGACGTTCCGCTCACGCTGCGCTACCAAGAACTTCGCCGGAAATATGACGCGCTGTACGAAGCCTCCAGTGGCGCATTGGGTCAGCTTGCCGAACTGGAGGAAGTCAATCAAAAGTTGTTGGAAACCTTGTCCGAAACCTCCAACAAGCTGTTGGACCTGGACCGGGAATACGCCGCATTTCGATCGGACGCCGCGGAAGTCGAGGATTTGCGTTTGCGGTATGCACAGCTGACAACCGAAATGGACGCACTGTTGCAGGAGGCAACGCGGTTGCGCGAAGAAAACAGCATGTTGAAATCCCAGGATCGCTTCAGGTGGTTTCTGGTTGGAGGTTCGGTGTTCTTCGTGGCTTGGCTGGTTGGCATGATCACCGGTCGGCGGCAAGGCAAACGGCGCAATACACTACACTATATCTGA
- a CDS encoding UbiD family decarboxylase — protein MGYDTLQACIRDLEAAGRLVRLNMEVDPYLEAGVIQRRAYQAGGPALLFTRVRGCRFPMLGNLFGTLDRARYIFRDTLPALEKLVRLKVDPGDALRAPWKQLGLVRTLWNARPRFVANGPILAASCALSDLPNQVSWPRDGGAFVTLPQVYSESLEKPGWRHSNLGMYRVQFSGGAYAPDREAGLHYQIHRGIGVHHAQALKRGEPLRVNVFIGGPPAMTLAAVMPLPEGMPEISFAGMLGGRRLELVRSANGLPMPAQADFCISGTIDPTKTLPEGPFGDHLGYYSLAHDFPVIAVDRVHHRPDAVWPFTTVGRPPQEDTTFGAMIHELTGEAIPTVLPGVRAVHAVDAAGVHPLLLALGSERYVPYESERAPRELLTQANAILGQGQLSLAKYLFIADENDDSRLDLHDIAAFFRHVLSRVDWTRDLHFQTRTTVDTLDYSGLGLNEGSKVVVAAAGPQRRELPALLPADLRLPDGFHSPHPCTPAGLPGILAVQGPRCHRPRHAQDPTMTEFCNEMYTAGRLADWPLIVIADDSAFVAQNLNNFVWVTFTRSDPACDIYGAGEATICKHWGCAGPLVIDARTKSHHAPDLEPDTDVEKRVDQLAAKGGPLAGLW, from the coding sequence ATGGGATACGATACGTTGCAAGCCTGCATTCGCGATTTGGAGGCCGCCGGAAGACTGGTCCGGCTGAACATGGAAGTGGATCCGTACCTGGAAGCCGGGGTTATCCAGCGCCGGGCCTACCAGGCCGGGGGACCGGCCCTGCTTTTCACCAGGGTCAGGGGATGCCGCTTCCCCATGCTTGGTAATCTGTTCGGCACCCTGGACCGGGCACGGTATATTTTCCGAGACACCCTGCCGGCCCTGGAAAAGCTGGTCCGGCTGAAGGTCGATCCAGGGGATGCGCTGCGCGCACCCTGGAAGCAGCTGGGGCTGGTCCGTACCCTGTGGAACGCCCGGCCCAGGTTCGTGGCCAACGGGCCGATCCTGGCCGCTAGCTGCGCCCTGTCCGACCTGCCCAACCAGGTATCCTGGCCCAGAGATGGAGGCGCCTTTGTCACCCTGCCCCAGGTCTACTCCGAAAGCCTGGAAAAACCGGGTTGGCGTCACTCAAACCTGGGCATGTACCGGGTTCAATTTTCAGGAGGCGCGTACGCTCCCGATCGCGAGGCCGGGCTACACTACCAGATCCACCGCGGTATCGGCGTGCACCATGCCCAGGCCCTGAAACGCGGTGAACCGCTTCGGGTCAACGTCTTCATCGGCGGGCCACCGGCCATGACCTTGGCCGCGGTAATGCCGTTGCCCGAAGGCATGCCGGAAATCAGCTTCGCCGGAATGCTCGGCGGCCGACGCCTGGAGCTGGTCCGCTCCGCCAACGGACTGCCTATGCCGGCTCAGGCCGACTTCTGCATTTCCGGGACGATCGACCCAACCAAGACCCTGCCGGAAGGCCCCTTTGGGGACCATCTGGGCTATTACAGCCTAGCCCACGACTTCCCGGTAATTGCCGTTGACCGTGTCCATCACCGACCAGACGCGGTCTGGCCCTTTACAACAGTGGGCCGCCCGCCCCAGGAAGACACCACCTTTGGGGCGATGATCCACGAACTGACCGGAGAGGCTATTCCCACTGTTCTGCCGGGAGTCCGCGCCGTGCATGCCGTGGACGCCGCCGGTGTGCATCCGCTTTTGCTCGCTCTGGGCAGCGAGCGCTATGTTCCCTATGAATCCGAACGAGCCCCCAGGGAACTGCTCACCCAGGCCAACGCCATCCTTGGCCAGGGCCAGCTCTCCCTGGCCAAATACCTGTTTATTGCCGACGAGAATGACGATTCTCGCCTGGACCTTCACGACATTGCCGCGTTTTTCCGTCATGTGCTCTCACGAGTGGATTGGACCCGGGATCTGCACTTTCAGACCCGCACCACCGTGGACACCCTGGACTATTCCGGCCTGGGCCTGAACGAAGGTTCCAAGGTGGTCGTCGCCGCCGCCGGCCCACAGCGACGAGAGTTGCCCGCCTTGCTCCCCGCGGATCTGCGCTTGCCCGATGGCTTCCACTCCCCGCATCCCTGCACCCCAGCCGGACTGCCTGGGATCCTGGCTGTCCAGGGGCCGCGCTGTCACCGCCCCCGCCATGCCCAGGATCCGACCATGACCGAATTCTGCAATGAGATGTACACAGCCGGTCGTCTTGCGGACTGGCCCCTGATCGTCATCGCCGACGACAGCGCCTTTGTCGCGCAAAATCTGAACAACTTCGTCTGGGTTACCTTCACCCGATCCGACCCGGCCTGCGATATATACGGAGCCGGGGAGGCCACGATCTGCAAACACTGGGGTTGCGCCGGCCCCCTGGTCATCGATGCCCGAACCAAGTCCCACCATGCCCCGGACCTGGAACCGGACACGGACGTGGAAAAACGGGTGGATCAGTTGGCGGCCAAGGGCGGGCCGCTGGCGGGGTTATGGTAA